One Jeotgalicoccus saudimassiliensis DNA window includes the following coding sequences:
- a CDS encoding DUF1385 domain-containing protein, with translation MTKLIYGGQAVPEGVMFQSKTHMATAIRRTNGDIDYFDMPRPEKPFLNKLKKIPLVRGNVAILEASVYGMKHMDFAADRYDRDPREDYKIADEKSSQNTAKVVLSTVIIGILTFFIGKFILTLIPVFVAEVFSGVISGKFGQVALETLIKLIILLGYIYILSLTPMVKRLFQYHGAEHKVINCFEQNRPLTVENVQSESRLHYRCGSSFILFTVLVGFVLYMFVPVDPLYVRVINRILLIPVVLGLSFEVLQLTNRLREVPMFKFLGLPGLWLQYLTTKQPHNDQVEVAIHSFNHLLGSEKK, from the coding sequence ATGACCAAACTGATATACGGCGGACAGGCAGTCCCTGAAGGCGTCATGTTCCAGTCAAAAACGCATATGGCGACAGCTATACGGCGGACTAACGGCGACATCGACTACTTTGACATGCCCCGCCCTGAAAAACCGTTCTTAAATAAACTTAAAAAAATTCCGCTCGTCCGGGGCAACGTGGCAATACTGGAAGCGAGCGTTTACGGCATGAAGCATATGGACTTCGCCGCCGACCGTTACGACCGGGATCCGAGAGAGGATTACAAAATTGCAGACGAGAAAAGCAGTCAGAATACAGCGAAAGTCGTGCTTTCCACTGTAATTATCGGTATACTTACCTTCTTCATCGGTAAATTTATACTGACACTGATTCCGGTTTTTGTCGCCGAAGTGTTTTCCGGTGTTATTTCCGGAAAATTCGGCCAGGTAGCACTGGAAACGCTGATAAAATTAATTATTCTGCTCGGCTACATATATATATTGTCGCTGACACCGATGGTAAAACGGCTGTTTCAGTATCACGGTGCAGAGCATAAAGTCATCAACTGCTTTGAACAAAACAGGCCTCTAACAGTAGAAAATGTACAGTCTGAATCAAGACTTCATTACCGGTGCGGCAGTTCGTTTATACTGTTTACCGTGCTCGTCGGTTTCGTTCTGTACATGTTCGTGCCGGTCGACCCGCTCTATGTCAGAGTAATCAACAGAATTCTGCTGATACCTGTCGTACTCGGCCTGTCATTTGAAGTGCTGCAGCTGACGAACAGACTTCGTGAAGTGCCGATGTTTAAGTTTCTCGGCCTCCCCGGCCTGTGGCTTCAGTATTTAACGACAAAGCAGCCGCACAACGACCAGGTGGAAGTTGCAATACATTCATTCAACCATCTTTTAGGGAGTGAAAAAAAGTGA
- a CDS encoding SA1362 family protein — MKRALVIIVLTVAAIGLLMNLDLVLAMIVNSLILLLLLAAIVYGIYYFFILTEDQRKYKKALRRAKRKYRKK, encoded by the coding sequence GTGAAAAGAGCTTTGGTAATTATCGTACTGACCGTTGCTGCAATCGGACTTTTGATGAATCTTGATTTAGTCTTAGCCATGATTGTCAACTCACTGATATTGCTGCTCCTGCTTGCCGCGATTGTTTACGGCATTTATTATTTCTTTATCTTAACTGAAGATCAGAGGAAATATAAAAAAGCATTGCGCAGAGCCAAACGTAAATACCGTAAAAAATAA
- the gcvT gene encoding glycine cleavage system aminomethyltransferase GcvT has translation MSELKRTPLNEYYHENGAKLVDFGGWEMPVQFSSIKEEHTAVREDVGIFDVSHMGEIRVTGSQAEEFLNYALTNDVSKLTDAKAQYTAIANEKGGVIDDLVIYKLAENDYLLIPNAGNTEEDFEWLSAIEGYDVKVENVSADYGQLAVQGPNARALVQKFTETDLSDMKMFNFVTDAKVDGKDVIISQSGYTGEDGFELYCKPEDTLDLWKLFKDNGAVECGLGARDTLRLEAGLPLHGQDLSPEISPLESRIGFAVKVDKGDFIGQPVLKAQKENGIPRRLSPFEITGKGIARTDYEVFDNEGNKVGYVTSGTQSPTTKRSIGFALVDTDFYELDKEFIIKVRNKEVPAKFVKSPFHKN, from the coding sequence ATGAGTGAGTTAAAAAGAACACCTTTAAACGAGTACTATCATGAGAACGGTGCTAAACTGGTCGACTTCGGCGGCTGGGAAATGCCTGTTCAATTCTCAAGCATCAAAGAAGAACACACTGCAGTAAGAGAAGATGTCGGTATTTTCGATGTCAGCCACATGGGTGAAATCCGTGTAACAGGTTCACAGGCTGAAGAATTCTTAAACTATGCACTGACTAACGATGTTTCTAAGTTAACAGATGCAAAAGCTCAATACACTGCAATTGCGAATGAAAAAGGCGGCGTGATCGACGATCTTGTCATTTACAAGCTTGCTGAAAACGACTACCTGCTTATTCCTAACGCAGGCAATACTGAAGAAGACTTCGAATGGCTTTCAGCTATCGAAGGATACGATGTGAAAGTGGAAAACGTATCTGCAGACTACGGTCAGCTCGCTGTACAGGGTCCGAATGCAAGAGCGTTAGTACAAAAATTCACTGAAACTGATCTGTCAGACATGAAGATGTTCAATTTCGTAACTGATGCGAAAGTGGACGGTAAAGATGTAATTATTTCACAAAGCGGATACACAGGAGAAGATGGTTTCGAACTATACTGTAAGCCTGAAGACACGCTTGACCTGTGGAAATTATTCAAAGACAACGGTGCCGTTGAATGCGGACTTGGTGCACGTGATACACTGCGTCTTGAAGCGGGACTTCCACTTCACGGCCAGGACTTATCACCTGAAATCTCACCGCTTGAATCACGCATTGGATTTGCTGTTAAAGTAGACAAAGGCGATTTCATCGGTCAGCCGGTCTTAAAAGCACAAAAAGAAAACGGAATTCCACGCCGTCTGTCTCCATTTGAGATTACAGGCAAAGGAATTGCACGTACAGACTACGAAGTTTTCGATAACGAAGGAAACAAAGTAGGGTATGTTACGAGCGGAACGCAGTCACCGACGACTAAACGTTCAATCGGTTTCGCATTAGTGGATACTGATTTCTACGAGCTTGATAAGGAATTCATCATCAAAGTCCGTAACAAAGAAGTACCTGCCAAATTCGTTAAATCACCATTCCACAAAAACTAA
- a CDS encoding rhodanese-like domain-containing protein, translating to MESWIIALIILAVVIIALVINAFLSMRGVNMLTETEFNQDLRKVQLIDLREKDNFEHGHILGARNIPISTFQMKKGGIRKDKPVYLYDQNGRTALRAARMLKKDGHKDINVLKQGISKWTGKIKSKNR from the coding sequence GTGGAAAGCTGGATTATTGCATTAATAATTTTAGCAGTTGTCATCATTGCATTGGTGATAAATGCATTTTTAAGTATGAGAGGCGTCAACATGTTAACGGAGACGGAATTCAATCAGGACCTGCGTAAAGTGCAGCTGATCGATTTACGTGAGAAGGATAATTTCGAGCACGGTCATATTCTTGGAGCAAGAAATATTCCAATTTCGACATTCCAGATGAAAAAAGGCGGCATACGTAAAGACAAGCCTGTTTACTTATATGATCAAAATGGACGTACGGCACTGCGTGCTGCACGTATGCTGAAAAAAGACGGCCATAAAGATATCAATGTTTTAAAACAGGGTATTTCCAAATGGACGGGCAAGATTAAATCTAAAAACCGTTAA